One genomic region from Apteryx mantelli isolate bAptMan1 chromosome 7, bAptMan1.hap1, whole genome shotgun sequence encodes:
- the CISD1 gene encoding CDGSH iron-sulfur domain-containing protein 1, with protein MGLGSNSAVRVEWVAAVSLAAGAAAVGYLAYRKFLSKDKCCKAMVNLHIQKDNPKVVHAFDMEDLGDKAVYCRCWRSKKFPLCDGSHTKHNDETGDNVGPLIIKRKEA; from the exons ATGGGGCTCGGGTCCAACTCGGCCGTGCGGG TTGAATGGGTTGCTGCAGTCTCCttagctgctggagcagctgctgttggGTATCTAGCTTACAGAAAATTTCTCTCTAAAGACAAATGCTGCAAAGCCATGGTCAATCTCCATATCCAGAAGGATAACCCCAAGGTAGTCCATGCATTTGATATGGAAGATCTGGGAGACAAGGCTGTGTACTGTCGTTGCTGGAGGTCTAAGAAG ttcCCCCTGTGTGATGGCTCTCACACAAAGCACAACGATGAAACTGGTGACAATGTTGGACCTCTGATCATCAAGAGGAAGGAGGCGTAG